A stretch of DNA from Glycine max cultivar Williams 82 chromosome 18, Glycine_max_v4.0, whole genome shotgun sequence:
tagttttttttaatagttggtCCTTTGCAATCCCAAGATGCGAATCTGTTGATGTCAAAAGACATTAGAAAGAGATACCATGACTAGATTGTTACTTACCACCCGATAGAGAAATCTTAGAACCTATCTATGGCCCTTACATCTAAATATCAACCACCAAGGTATCATCATATTTGCTTGTTGATTTCGTGAAACTGCACCCCAAAATTGCTCCCTCTATGCACATCTGGATGGTACTAGAGCAAACACAATAGAAAACCAACtaatcaattaatattattccTGAATATCAATACAATCAATTGGATAAAATATCAATAGAATAGTTAGGATTGAAACCTGCAAAGCAAGCTATCTCTTCCATAACAACCTTCCCATTTCTGAGCCTATTATCTACCTCCACGCAACTCCCTCCCACGTTCACTATGATCCTTCCTCCCTTCCTCAACCTCCCCCTTAGCCTGGAGCTCAGGGATAAAGAGCCCTTCAAGAAAAGGTCGACGACAATCCCGGAGAAGCCGTTGGGGATGATGGCGTTTACGGCATCGCCGATGTAGGCAATCCTGGTCCCTCTCAAGGTGGAGAGGTTGAAGTACTCTCGGGCGACCTTGATGATAGTAGGGTCGAGCTCCTAACAGTGGAGGAGGACAGatgggtggtggtggaggaggaggcgGGCAGCGATGCTGGCATCGAAGCCGAGGAGGGCGAGGGAGGTGGGGGGAACGATGAAAGGAAGCGTGGCGAAGACTTGAAAAGGAAAGATATATATGTTTCGAGTTGTCGAGAAGGAGGAGCTTGGAATAGTCGTGGAAGGGATGGTTTGTTTTTCTAGGAACTTTTGCAACACGTATGTAGTTGTGGATCCTTCAACAGCTTGCACAGGATTCCAGAGTTAATTCATTcaataaaatcgatgttaagcaaaaaataacaacatccattttaattaaaaacagatGTTAACTTTGCAATTAcactatcaattttaaaataatcgatgttaacaaagacactttatttacaaaaaatccaccattaacattgattttcataaaaatcgACACCATCGTGTttttattaacatcgattttcattACACAttacattcataatttttagtAGTTAAAAGAAATTATGGAAGAGTTTTATCAAATGAAGAATCGAAGAATTTCATGATTTTGATGGatggaaaaaaattgtttgtgttttctatgcatgaaaaataattatattttattttatgggatttatgatattttaattttttttcaccccctccctaataatttttttctggtTTTGGGGACATAAGTCTAATATACCACTTAGATCAATCACTTATTAATAGTTCATTCATTACATGATTTAAATGGTTgaccattaattattaattgcgTATTGAATACTTCAATAGTTCTCCTTTGTGTGTTTGGACATTGGATCAACATACATTATAGGCTGCTGGAATCCAGACTAAGCCCTAGTCCACAAAACATGTATACTATAACTtgatatttttacaataaaagttATTACCtctaatattaattaagaaaaatgacataattaaattaaagtaaatgcTAACAAGTATTACTAGGACATTGATTATGAAACTATAAagagaaagatttttttattgatatacaCAAAATTATGTTGTctaccattttttttcaatctcatATAATTTCTACattaaatactttttctttttagttctttaaccaATGTCTTAAACATACTTATTAATAAGATCCTTAAATCAAATAgagaccaaaaaagaaaaaaatgaaaatgaatttatcACTACTAGATTAATGTGAATTTTTTCCATCAAGATCGGAGTCAGATAGATACCTATAAATTCAGATTTCATTGTCATGCCTACAAatatccaattaaaaaaaaatgtacaaactCAAATTGCAAACAAATTTACATGATGATAAACTTGTTTACTAGTCCCTTCTACGTGACAACACATCTCTCTCTATATACTTCAACCGGAACATGGTACTTTGCACCTGCATCTCGATTGATCATTTTCAGTCATGAGTTTATCTAAGAGCACATGATCATAAAGTTAATTATCCTAAACTCAATCCTTTAAAACATGTAAAGCGACGTCACATTAGAAAGCGTTAAACTTAAAGCGACTACAGAAGAGAACGAAGGGTTAAATGTTTTTTGTTCATGCAAATCCGAGCTACCACTATAATGAATCCCTAtctattatcatcatcattattctAATATAAATGGACACATGCACGGACCGTACCAGCATGCACTCACATGATCAACAAGATCACACCCTTCACTTCCTCAACCTTCCACATTCATTCTTcatgaaaaccctaaaactcaaACCCACACATTTTTCACTGTTTCATAATTCATTCTCATCACCACCACCAAAATGACCATCGACGCCCTCCGTCGGTTCTTTCTTCCATGTTTCTTCCCTTCCAAGCCTCAATCCACCATCCCTTTCTccgaccaccaccaccaccctccAGCCACCAAGAACAACCACCCTTCCTCGCCAGCTTCTTCGACGTCATCTTCCACCGCTGCTTCGACGGCTCCGCCGCGTCCCTCGAAGTCGATGGTGATCGGAACCATCTTCGGTAACCGCCGCGGCCACGTGTGGTTCTGCATCCAGCACGACCGTCTTTCTTCAAAACCTTCCCTTCTTCTTGAGCTGCCGCTCTCCACCGACCACCTCGTCCGAGAAATGCGGAACGGCGTCGTCCGCATCGCCCTTGAGTGCTCCGCAGCCACCAACGCCAGCCCCCTCCGCTCCGTCCCCCTCTGGACTGCCTTTTGCAACGGCAAGAAGACCGGCTTCGCCGCCCGCCGCCGCGCCGGAGACCGCGTCCGCAACATCCTCCGCACCATGCAGTGCGTCTCCGTCGGTGCCGGCGTCATCCCCTCCGGCTTCGCCTCCGCCTCCGCCGCCTCCTCCGAGGAGCTCATGTATATGCGCGCCAATTTCGAGCACGTGGTGGGTAACGCCGACTCCGAATCGTTTCATCTCATCAACCCCGACGAGTGCCCCGGCCAGGAACTCAGTCTGTTCTTGCTCCGGTCCAGACTCGGTGCCACTCGCTGAGTTCACACCGACTCAAagttcatcttttttatttattttccggtacataaaaagaaagaaagaaaaaagtcctacctgaaaatataaaattttcttttttcaacggCAAAACAGAGAATTgttggttttcttatttttaaggcAAATCCGGATATTTCTCAGCCCTGAAAGTCAAAGAAAGATGGAGTATGCACTTAAGGAACAAAGTTATCTGTTGATTATATCACATTTTTTGTGATGATAGTTTATTGGTTTTCTTGTGAATGTATTTAGATTTctctttggtttttttttttaactttctgaGATCCgagtcttgtaaaaaaaattgatttttttaaaagggggACTGTGTTGTAATTGTTGCCCATGTGAGTTCTGTGTAAAGTTGATGGGTTTTTCTAGGACTAATCCATCTACAATACTgtctactttattttttttcgcaTTTgtctataataataatgtaacagGGTTAAACAGGGGATGGTCTAGGAATCTTTGCTATTTCGTTTATGCTTTGGAATTTTTGAATTGATTACAATCTTATCAGTTTTGATTCATTAGGATTTCTTTTTATTACTATATAAATCTGCGGTCTTGGAGCTTTTACTTGAGATTCATTACTTGTTTGATATGGTATATCACTcaaaatgtatcatttttaatttcccTACTTTATTTTTCAGAATTTGGAATATTTGAGGCTACCGATCATTATAAAACTGTGTAAATTACTTGCTGTCAATCTTTTTGAGGAGAAGTTGAATGTCTTTTACTCTTGTTTATCTTATGGTATAACTTGGTTTGTTGAGTCATCCCAAATTTCTATTACTTTACTAGTAGTGTCTATAATGTAATGGTAGAATACCAGCTAAGCTTTTACAATTAGGTGTGCTAGATGGGGTCTAACCATTCTTTTTTTGGTGTACCCCTGATTTGAAGATGGTTGAACACTAGCTTTGGTGCCCACAAATCACTTTCTGATTAGAACCTTCTTAACATTTAAAGATCTTAATGCTATTCTATTTTCATGCAATTGGGAACCAGTCCTTTTTAGGAATTTTACcggcaacttttttttttgctcttttTTGGGGGAGGGAAGGACTTTGGTAATCATTGATGCAGTTCCAGCACAACAATGATGCTTGGTTCAGCTAAAAGTTCATTGAATTTTCCAGCTAGGTGTGAGCTAGTATCAGTTTATATAAGAACTTGTGTATACATTTGGAGCATGCCAAAAATGGGGTTACTTCAATGCTCAGTGCTACTATTTTAAAGTGCAAACCGCATCACGTGATGTAATCTATGATTGAGGACCACATATTGGCCCACATTAGCTCAAAATGCAAATACAACTGCAAAGTAATCGCTTTTACAATTATTTGGTGTGTATGAACATGTTATGTTACTCAATGTTAAAATTCAACCGGTTCAGATGTTAATAGAAATAGGCCAGCTAAGGTTTATGGTAATTGGTAACTTGTGATTGAAACAGAGAGCACAAAATTATTAGTGGAAATGGTTGCCAGTCAAAAGGGGATATTTTCATTACAACTGTTTAGATTGCAACAACGAGAACAAACCTCATTTTCTATGatgaaagaaaagtgaaaggacttttttttaggcctttacaaaataaagaaaagaacaaaacgaATTGGGAAGATTTGATCAATCTCAAAATCTCGACCACTGAAGATTTTGTTGTCACAAGCATTGTACTTCTTATGGTTTGTACTTAACAGGCTATATATGAGGCAGTCAGTGGTTACCATAAGCCTTTGTTGTGTTTGTGCTATCATTGGAGTCAAGTGTTATTCCTTCTATTGCTTAAGATGTTGGAATGAAGAGCTGTGGTGAGAGAGACAGACATACCAGAGGGGATGCAGAGCTATGCTATGGAATTAGCACACCAAGCTCTCGATGCACATGAAGTTTCTGATTGTCAGTCCATTGCTCATTTCATCAAACAGGTCAATCTTAAAATATCTCACCCATTTAACTCTATTTTTTCTGGTTGTCTGCGTAATCATCTGTGTCTTAAGATTAGTATGTTCTTATAAATGTTATCATAAGGAAACATAAAGAAttcttattttatgaaatatgcTTAATTTGCACGTATGTGTACTCACAAATATTAATGTTGGAGAAATTCTTTTCATGTTTGCTGCAAATTTTTCTacaatgagaaaaaaaaggaagagaaccgaaataaatatttaattaacccaatttttgtttatatgaaaTAGTGAGGATGAAAATGGAATGAAACCAAGGGGGTCTAATTAAGTACTACGTATGAGTTGTCATAAACTCCCTAGGTGTGAGTTTAattcctacaaataaaaaatagaatgaaaagaaatatgataaaaattgaAAGTGACAAAACCAACTATTCAAGTTTCAACCCAATGCAAGCTAACCCAATGAAAGCTGTGGCATATAGAAGGTGGAGTAACAAAAGTGTGGATTCAATGTGTGTCTCTAAATTAACATTCAAGTCCATtgaacactattttttttattacttttagtaGGTTTTTTGCCTTCTAAGTTCAAATTGTCCATTGATCATATTTGGAGAAAAGATCAATGTTTTAACTTGGGCTTAAAATACTAAACACAAACCTTACATTTTATTGGGTAAGTTCGGATTTGTTCTGACTAATCTGAGTTAATTTGTCACCTCTaatcaaaattttgtatttttacaatttgtttgaaagaaaaaaaagccatgaaattcacaaaaatactaaattgacataaaattaaGGGAAAAtaatctctctttctctctcacttgTTTTagcttcttaaaattaaatcaatttatattaaGAAAACACTATTGAgtgaaaaattagttattatgggttaaactaattttttaattaatatgaaagttattcttaatataatttatttattaattctaaATACATAGAggcaatttttttctaattgtttcatttttatttattgaaacaaCAAATCtttcttactttatttttttattttcattcttaattattttttctttcctcaCTCTGTCTCACTTGTAAATTGTAAtgcaaaaagagataaaaaaaatatgagtcgtaaaaatatattataaaattatataggtATGATTCTTGCTTCTACCCATTTTCTCGCCGAAGTTTAATATTGGACTGACCATAAAATGTAACAGGATAATAATATTTAGAtatcttttaacaaaaatatttattagacgTCTTTTTATTATCTCTATCCCTCTCTAGGTAATTATGGAGATTTGGGTCTCAACGAAATATTATCCAATATCATAAGACACCTCTTTATATATGTTCCTTTGTtgctttttcatatatattctcTATACGACAGAATCCTGCTTAAGAAATGTTTAGACATTAAATGTGGGGTgcctaaattaacaaaaattagaaCCATGACCAAACCTCCGCGTTGGTGGTATAAACTTTGcttacaaaaagaagaaaagaaagaaagaagacttGTTAGATTTGATTCTTGTCCCGTACGTGCATATTATGTTTTCCTCTATTGGTGGCCAAGAGATGGGGTGCGAGTGcgagacaaagaaaaagaaaatcgaaTGTTAtccatttcttaaaaaaaaaagtaagattgTTATTTTAATGTGACTGCGTgacttaaaaataagttatactGACCTATGTATTGTCTTACATAACTTACGTTACCACATCacaattcatttaattaaatttaataaaatattgtctaatcaaattataaattaatctaattaaatattatctaataaattttaaatttatctaataCAATAATATgatctaattatattttatccaacattagaataaatatattttttaccagGATTAGAACACACAtatctaataaaaatttgaaatatatatttaatgtgtaactaaaaatataattaatatttttacacaATTTTAATGTAATCCTATTTAATATGAcactaaatattttgaaaatgataaatttctaaatattataaaatacaaaaaatactaagtacaaatttaaaaaattataatttaataaaaaaatctagtatttatttttaatttgaaatcctataaaatagttttacttAGAAAtcgtttaaaataattttatgaataaataatatttttttaataatatttatattatatagttgaaatttttatactaaaatttaatcaatatatttattataaaataatattttgtgtcAATGTTTAATAactttatatacaaaaattttgttaactaatatttataaaataaggttaaatatcatttttacataattacatgataaatattttaatattaatttattaattatatttttattacaaaattattacaTACGAAATAATATCAtaagttaaattaattgttatagtgttgaaattttttacatacatacatttgaataaatttcataatttaaatatttataattacctTGATTAAAACATATACGTgtaagataataattaatttattcaaattttaaatatgtagaTATATTTGTTCTAATtaccttaattatatttaaatgatttttatgaactaaaaaataaaataaaaaaatatttacaattttttctattaaatgcataatatttttgtttctaacTTGTTAACtataaagaaaaatcaagataaagataaaataaatatatatttcaaaattttactaGATATATTTGTTCTAATTCTAATCTTAATAAGAGATATATTTATTCTAatgttggataaaaaaataattaaaaaatcaatttataagatataattagatcatattattttattagataaatttaaaattgattaaataatatttaatacaatttattatataatattttattaaatttgattaaataaattatttaatgtggCGATGTAAATCACCTGATATTACACAATTCAAAATTTACACATATATGACTTATTTTCAAGTCAAACAAAAGCAATGGCCAATAAATATAGGTAAAAGttccaaacaaaaaagtatGTTCggaacaattaattttaaagtaatttccctaaaataacatgtttgcgtcaattatgaaaattaaatatcactTAAATAAAGAAGGTATATAGCATATAAGACATCATCTCCTTTATACTTCCTATACGCAAGAATTCTCATGATTTGGTTTAGATCTTTGTTGCACTTAGACAAAAAGTATGTTCggaacaattaattttaaagtaatttccCTAAAATAACATGTCTGCGTCAATTATGAAGATTAAATATCACTTAAATAAAGAAGGTATTTAGCATATAGGACATCATCTCCTTTAGACTTCCTATACGCAAGAATTCTCGTGATTTGGTTTAGATCCTTTGTTGCACTTAGAcaaaaagttaattattaaaatgataaatagtaGCAACAGAAATTTTGGttctgattttgtttttttttacatattctcTTCTATTAAGTAAAATTCACACAAATGCTTATATCCTATTTAATATCAAACTAGTACCAGTATGACCTACATGAGAGTGTTAGCAGCactcttcttttaaaaatattgcaaAGCAATCTCACAATAACTGCTACTATTTAGTATTCGAAGAATTTCAATgtgtgaaactttttttttaacagtgtGTGAAACTTttaggagaaagaaaaataaaagaatgtcCACGTGGCCATACATATTAGAATCAACAAATTATAACATAGAATCACCGATTAGTCATAAAGCCGTATGATATTCCATTATTTTGCCATTTTAAGTTACACAGCTATAATGAATATTGAACATTAGGATATGACCTTCAAGAGCGTAATAAAGTAGACTCCACTTTAGTCCTTGATATGATTTTTCCATAACAACAAGACCAGCCAAACattcactaataaaaaaaaacaaaagtattcCCGACGGCACAAATTCATCAATAACCTCGAAAATCAGTCGTTAATTCAATATTTCTGACGGATTTTGGATGGACCAAAATCtgttagtaaaaaataatgattgtgtttattttcatGGAAAAAATTCCCTAGTTATTTGGCTCCATCATCTAGCTTGAAAACTCTAAAAGGAGTAACCAATGAAGGCATAGATAGAAGCATATGAACAGACACATGCTTAGaatttcacaaaataatataacCACCACATCCACCAAAGAATGAAAAATGTCCTTTTTACCCTGCTAACACAATGATACCATAACTTCTATATAACAAATACAGCTATGGgcgttaaaagaaaaagaaaagaaaaaggccatATTGATGGGCAAGGCTAGCCCGCCAACAATGTTAAGAAACTAAGGATAAAAAGACAATTAATGGTATGTATTTCTAACGCTGTCATGCTACAATCAACACACCTCCAAGTGCTAAGTCATGGTCCATGAAACAGAACATTCATTGTCCAAGGCAAAACCACTATATGGTTTCATTCAACTATacctatttatattttatagaaattGTAAGGATGATTTGTATATTAGCATTATTACTTCCATGACAGAGGCACGACATTTGTTGCATGACAAAAATTCTCTCTCAAAGGaactaaattagaataattaaagTGAAATGAATGACACTTACTTCAGACTCATCAATCAGTTCATATGAGCATATGCAAATGATTATTTCATAATTTCATGCATAATCTCACAAGTCATCTATGTTGActttcaaacaaacaaacaatgttgattcaaaataataacTGCATTAGTcacatttttttgtaatataaattttttgaaatgatCAACCACAAGTCAATTTAAAACATGGGTGATCCAATCATTTTCCAACTTTGAGGGTGAATTGAAGAATATCTTATGAGAACTAGTTAATGAATATCCCAACCAGTATATATTCCGTATTTAAACACCATATTTGTTCTATACACATTTACCTTAATCCAATCATGACTACCCATACTTGTTTCTCTCTTTGCTTCTTC
This window harbors:
- the LOC100786448 gene encoding protein MIZU-KUSSEI 1, yielding MTIDALRRFFLPCFFPSKPQSTIPFSDHHHHPPATKNNHPSSPASSTSSSTAASTAPPRPSKSMVIGTIFGNRRGHVWFCIQHDRLSSKPSLLLELPLSTDHLVREMRNGVVRIALECSAATNASPLRSVPLWTAFCNGKKTGFAARRRAGDRVRNILRTMQCVSVGAGVIPSGFASASAASSEELMYMRANFEHVVGNADSESFHLINPDECPGQELSLFLLRSRLGATR